In Mus musculus strain C57BL/6J chromosome 1, GRCm38.p6 C57BL/6J, a single genomic region encodes these proteins:
- the Tmem169 gene encoding transmembrane protein 169 isoform X1 has translation MEESAPVESQGQLPSPHHGSLRRAVAAVLALDGESTLGRRKKRRKDSRPESIIIYRSDNEKTDEEPEESEGGDRPKEEEGEDFLDYPGDDGVWNMPLDSRYVTLTGTITRGKKKGQMVDIHVTLTEKELQELTKPKELSREAAPEGRRACQVGADQGPHVVLWTLVCLPVVFVLSFVVSFYYGTITWYNIFLVYNEERTFWHKISCCPCLILFYPVLIMTMASSLGLYAAVAQLSWSWAAWWRAACDMEKGFCGWLCSKLGLEDCSPYSIVELLESDNISGNLSNKDPIQEVETSTV, from the exons ATGGAAGAGTCGGCACCGGTGGAAAGTCAGGGTCAGCTCCCAAGCCCCCACCACGGCTCACTGAGGAGGGCAGTGGCTGCTGTCCTGGCCCTGGATGGGGAATCCACATTGGGCcgcaggaagaagaggaggaaagactcCCGCCCGGAATCCATCATCATCTACCGGTCAGATAATGAGAAGACGGATGAGGAGCCTGAAGAATCTGAAGGTGGAGATCGGCctaaagaggaagagggggaggactTCCTGGACTATCCTGGGGATGATG GTGTGTGGAACATGCCTCTGGACAGCCGCTATGTCACACTAACCGGGACCATCACACgagggaagaagaagggtcaGATGGTGGATATCCATGTCACTCTGACAGAGAAGGAGCTGCAGGAGCTGACCAAACCCAAGGAGCTGTCCAGGGAAGCAGCCCCCGAGGGAAGGAGGGCCTGCCAGGTCGGGGCGGACCAGGGGCCACACGTGGTCCTCTGGACACTGGTCTGCCTGCCTGTGGTCTTTGTGCTCTCTTTCGTTGTGTCTTTCTATTATGGCACCATCACCTGGTACAACATCTTTCTGGTGTACAATGAAGAGAGGACCTTCTGGCATAAGATCTCCTGCTGTCCGTGCCTCATTCTCTTCTACCCAGTGCTCATCATGACCATGGCCTCTTCCCTGGGGCTCTATGCCGCCGTGGCTCAGCTCTCATGGTCCTGGGCAGCGTGGTGGCGAGCTGCCTGTGACATGGAGAAAGGCTTCTGTGGTTGGCTCTGCAGCAAGCTGGGTCTGGAGGACTGTTCTCCCTACAGCATTGTGGAACTGCTGGAGTCTGATAATATCTCGGGCAATCTCTCCAACAAGGACCCCATCCAGGAGGTAGAAACCTCTACTGTCTAG